CATTTTCCTTTCCGTGCGCCCGCACGCAGTGTTTCAACGCGAAGGCGCGGATCTGTTCTGCACCGTGCCGATTTCGATGACCACGGCCGCACTTGGCGGCAAGTTCGACATTACCACCATGGACGGGGCACGCTCACGCGTCAGTGTTCCCGAAGGCACTCAGCCCGGCAAGGAACTCCGGCTGCGCGGCAAGGGCATGCCGGTGCTTCGCTCGGCCCAGTTGGGTGATCTGTATATCCGGATTTCGATCGAGACGCCGCAGAAGCTGTCCAAGCGCCAGCGCGAACTGTTGATGGAATTTCAGGAACTTTCGTCCAAGGAGAACAGCCCGGAATCCTCCGGCTTCTTCTCGCGGATGAAGGGTTTCTTTGACACGCTGACGGACTGATCTGCCGCACCCGGGCCGATTTGAACTTTCTGCAGCGCGGTGTCTGGCGGCATGATGTCGCCAGATGGCGGAAGGGTGGGGCGCCAGCGGGTGGCGCGGGGAGTGAGCATGAATTTTCCCAAGCGAGATCGCCGCGCGTTTCGACGAGGAAATCCGTTTCTTCAGGGTCTGGATGGATGGACCTCGTAATATTGGCGCGATCATGCCCACGTCATCGATCGCTGCCCGTTCAATGGCATCCGTCGTCAATCCCGGCTCCGGTTTGCCGGTGCTCGAACTCGGGCCCGGTACCGGTGTCATCACCCGTGCCATTCTTGCCCGCGGTGTGGCGCCGGTCCAGCTTGTCTCGGTAGAATTCTCGCATCAGTTCTACACTCGGCTGAAACTCGATTTCCCCGAAGTCCGGTTCATTCACGGCAATGCCTTCGAACTTGAAACGACGCTCGGCGCGCTCAATGAACAGCGTTTCGACTGCGCAATATCGGGCATCCCATTGCTGAATTTCCCTGTCGCAGACCGGGTTGCGCTGATTGAAGATCTGCTCGACCGCTTGCCCTGTGGACGGCCGGTGGTGCAGTTTTCCTATGGGCCGGCCTCGCCGGTGCCACCGCGCAGCGGCAGTTTCGACGTGATCCGTCACGATTTTGTCATGCGCAATGTGCCGCCGGCGCGGCTATGGCTCTATCGCCGCAAGGCAATTATCGCCTGAGGCCTTTGCGCCTTGTCCCCGCCCTTGCCCAGTGCCATTGCGCCGTCCCGCAGGCGGCAAATTATCCAGCGGAGTAATTCATGATTCCCAATATCCTCGTCATCCCCGGCTCCAACCGGAGCGGTTCCTTCAATGCCTCCCTGGCTGCCGCCGTATCGGTCGAACTCGCCCACCAGGGCGCCGACGTCACCCGGATTTCGCTCGTCGATTATCCGTTGCCGCTAGTCGATGAGGATTTGAAGAACCAGTCGGGCATTCCCGACAATGCCCTGAAGCTGGGCCGGTTGATTGCCGCTCAGGATGGCGTCTTCCTGTGTTGCCCCGAATACAATTCGTCAATTCCGCCCTTGCTCAAGAACATGATCGACTGGGTCAGTCTGATCGCCAGGGATGGCGACAAGCCGTTCAAGCCCTGGAAGGGCCGTTTTGTGGCGCTGGGATCAGCTTCCAATGGCCGGTTCGCGGGTATTCGCGGTCTCTACCATGTCCGCTCGGTGATGATGAATGTCGGAACCCAGGTAATCAGCGAGCAATGCTCGGTCGGCGGTGCGGCCAATGCCTTCGACGCTGACGGGCGGCTAAAGGACGAGCGGACGGCAGCAATGATGGCCAGCACTTGCACCTCCTTGATTGCCCATTGCACCATGATGAACAGCCGCTGAGCTTGGCCGCCTGTAGCAACGGCAGGCGAGGGCTTATCGTTGCGACAGGTCTTGCGAACGCTGGCTCTTCATGCGAGGACCGATAATGACTGCATGAAGGTTTCCAGCGCCTCACGGCGACGAAACCGGCTTGCCTGGTTTCAAGCGAAAAAAGCGTCGATCAAGCGTTGCTGCGAACGCCCGGCGCTTGGGAGAACAGCGTCATGGCCAACGCCGCGATACACCTCGACAATTCAACACGGGCAATTGCCGATCCCCGTCTCATCGTCGCTCTCGACGTGCCGACGGTTGCCGAAGCCGAAGCGCTGGTGGAGCGGATCGGTGACGAAGCGGTGTTCTTCAAGATCGGCTACCAGCTGGCCTTTGCCGGCGGCCTGCCGCTGGCGCGCGAGCTCAAGGCCGCTGGCCGCAAGGTGTTTCTGGACATGAAACTCCTCGACATCGACAACACCGTCGCCAAGGGCGTCGAGAATGTCGCCCGGATGGGCGTCGACATGCTGACACTCCATGCCTACCCGAAAGCGATGAAGGCTGCTGTTGAAGCCGCCAGCGGCAGCGGCCTGTGCCTGTTGGGCGTCACCGTGTTGACCTCGATGGACGCCGCCGACCTATCCGACGCCGGCTATGCATTCACGCCCGAACAACTGGTTTTGCGCCGCGCAGCGCAGGCGCGCGAGGCTAACATGGGCGGCATCGTCTGCGCCGCCGCGGAGGCCGCCGCCGTGCGCGCCGTTGTCGGCCCGGGTATGGCGATCGTGACGCCGGGTATCCGGCCCTCGGGTGCCGATCATGGCGACCAGAAGCGGGTGATGACGCCGGCTGACGCGCTGACTGCCGGTGCAACCCATCTGGTGGTGGGCCGACCGATTTCGGCCGCATCCGATCCGGCTGCCGCCGTCCGCGCCATCCGCACCGAAATGTCAAACGCCTGAAAAGATCAAACACCAAGCAATAGAAGGATGAGAATATGGCCAAGGGATACTGGATCGGACGCATCGATGTGCGCGACCCCGAGGGCTACAAGGCCTATGTGGAAACCGCGAAGCCGGCTTTCATCGAACACAAT
This DNA window, taken from Hoeflea algicola, encodes the following:
- the pmtA gene encoding phospholipid N-methyltransferase PmtA; translation: MDGPRNIGAIMPTSSIAARSMASVVNPGSGLPVLELGPGTGVITRAILARGVAPVQLVSVEFSHQFYTRLKLDFPEVRFIHGNAFELETTLGALNEQRFDCAISGIPLLNFPVADRVALIEDLLDRLPCGRPVVQFSYGPASPVPPRSGSFDVIRHDFVMRNVPPARLWLYRRKAIIA
- a CDS encoding NADPH-dependent FMN reductase, with the translated sequence MIPNILVIPGSNRSGSFNASLAAAVSVELAHQGADVTRISLVDYPLPLVDEDLKNQSGIPDNALKLGRLIAAQDGVFLCCPEYNSSIPPLLKNMIDWVSLIARDGDKPFKPWKGRFVALGSASNGRFAGIRGLYHVRSVMMNVGTQVISEQCSVGGAANAFDADGRLKDERTAAMMASTCTSLIAHCTMMNSR
- the pyrF gene encoding orotidine-5'-phosphate decarboxylase; amino-acid sequence: MANAAIHLDNSTRAIADPRLIVALDVPTVAEAEALVERIGDEAVFFKIGYQLAFAGGLPLARELKAAGRKVFLDMKLLDIDNTVAKGVENVARMGVDMLTLHAYPKAMKAAVEAASGSGLCLLGVTVLTSMDAADLSDAGYAFTPEQLVLRRAAQAREANMGGIVCAAAEAAAVRAVVGPGMAIVTPGIRPSGADHGDQKRVMTPADALTAGATHLVVGRPISAASDPAAAVRAIRTEMSNA